From Saccharomycodes ludwigii strain NBRC 1722 chromosome IV, whole genome shotgun sequence, one genomic window encodes:
- the RUP1 gene encoding Rup1p (similar to Saccharomyces cerevisiae YOR138C | RUP1 | Rsp5-Ubp2 interacting Protein) translates to MTTVDDRITDDSIHTIVEMGIDKETAVKALESTNGNIEEAINYIFTGELNSCPTAETTNNASFSTIAANEEETASVNSSNDGASANDGDQTREDLSLDTIISQLNSKLNTDFNVIFKSDVNLPTVMLPPFKQSYIMQSYLSLFLYTLAYNFPYSPSFLTPVTDSTIATNNVDLNYDINWFKHNSHPFKPKHLLDTNANNNSFLDSHPQIIWQFQKMLSTIILPSHRNYISTTIFNDKVFYPGTIKALQKYDHLSDILNVFIKDVITDFSSCNTANSTALNKLLVTSSCYFDWSNITKKYERQSCKTYLLHFPYDEFDWNLYKMFNNLFIIDEEDFEQDQENCNMLENISYNFTIILDEEEHHTYNSSAANNNTSLGVEIPMEFYPQIYTEDILKNFVYKELLATRKQLLKEYNELSRELMLKYKSFQGKSIMSFLNTTLDYYCASNTVNKDSDNAGNELDVVASTLIDVKQRLSEKKKLIVERMNEIKTDLNNKYDINKAQLNPSILDALGGTANNNTNSHYSLDLENDVYLLRSVIINPFNYYVIDTSSNKTFATNANINKNNKWIHITITLKEPYIIRETGVEPQEVIDVVKESTKKGYLEYPIVLQYCQRGKLLENLKFKQKSATSSILQFNESDEVELLRENLQKNATFIDKKDQNVTCTAKEKETDLIDLNEEVNTNTIAVDSSHGEQDEDDQSIIENEKPVTSSSIL, encoded by the coding sequence atgaccACCGTTGATGACAGAATTACAGATGACTCTATTCATACAATTGTGGAAATGGGAATAGACAAAGAAACCGCTGTTAAGGCTTTGGAATCAACAAATGGTAATATTGAAGAAGCTATTAACTATATTTTCACAGGTGAATTAAATTCTTGTCCCACTGCTGAGACAACTAATAATGCTAGTTTTAGCACCATTGCTGcaaatgaagaagaaacaGCAAGTGTTAACAGTAGTAATGATGGTGCTAGTGCCAATGATGGGGATCAAACTCGTGAGGATTTATCTTTGGATACTATAATTTCCCAATTAAATTCTAAATTAAATACTGATTTCAATGTAATTTTCAAATCGGATGTTAATTTGCCGACAGTTATGTTGCCGCCATTTAAACAATCATATATCATGCAAAGTTATTTATCCCTATTTTTATACACTTTGGCATACAATTTTCCATATTCACCAAGTTTTTTAACGCCTGTTACTGATTCTACTATAGCTACTAACAATGTTGACCTAAATTATGATATCAATTGGTTCAAACATAATAGTCATCCATTCAAGCCAAAACACCTACTTGATACTAatgccaataataatagttttttaGATTCCCACCCTCAAATTATATGgcaatttcaaaaaatgtTGTCCACAATTATACTGCCCAGTCATAgaaattatatttcaaCAACTATTTTTAAcgataaagttttttatcCGGGGACTATAAAGGCTCTACAAAAATATGACCATCTAAGTGATATTCTAAATGTATTTATCAAAGACGTGATTACTGACTTTAGTTCCTGTAATACCGCTAATAGTACAGCACTCAATAAATTGCTAGTCACGTCGTCGTGTTATTTCGACTGGTCGAATATtactaaaaaatatgaaagaCAAAGTTGCAAAACTTACTTGCTACATTTCCCATATGATGAATTTGACTGGAATCTATATAAGatgtttaataatttgtttattatagatgaagaagatttTGAACAGGATCAAGAAAATTGCAATATGTTGGAGAATATAAGTTACAATTTTACGATTATATTAGACGAAGAAGAACATCATACTTATAATAGTTCTGCAGCAAACAACAACACTAGCCTTGGTGTTGAAATACCAATGGAATTTTATCCGCAAATATATACTGAAGATATATTGAAGAATTTTGTATATAAGGAATTACTTGCAACCAGAAAACAGTTGTTAAAGGAATACAATGAATTGAGCCGTGAATTAATGTTAAAATACAAGTCATTCCAGGGGAAATCTATAATGTCCTTTTTAAACACCACTttagattattattgtgcTTCAAATACTGTTAATAAGGATAGTGACAACGCCGGGAATGAACTTGATGTCGTTGCTTCTACATTAATTGATGTGAAGCAGAGATTGtcagagaaaaaaaagttaattgTTGAGAGAAtgaatgaaataaaaacagacttgaacaataaatatgatATCAATAAAGCGCAATTGAATCCAAGTATATTGGATGCATTGGGTGGAActgccaataataatactaactCTCATTATAGCTTAGATTTAGAGAATgatgtttatttgttaagAAGTGTGATTATTAATCCATTCAATTATTATGTAATTGACACGTCTAGCAATAAAACTTTTGCCACTAATgccaatattaataaaaacaataaatggATACACATTACAATAACCTTGAAAGAACCATATATCATTAGAGAAACTGGTGTGGAACCACAAGAAGTCATAGATGTGGTTAAGGAATCCACAAAGAAGGGATATTTAGAGTATCCAATTGTATTGCAATATTGTCAAAGGGGGAAATTActtgaaaatttaaaattcaaACAAAAGTCTGCTACTAGTTCGATTTTACAGTTTAACGAATCGGATGAAGTAGAGCTCTTAAGGGAGAatctacaaaaaaatgccACCTTTATTGATAAGAAAGATCAAAATGTAACGTGTACAGctaaagagaaagaaactGATTTAATCGATTTAAATGAGGAAGTCAATACTAATACAATTGCTGTTGACAGTAGTCACGGGGAgcaagatgaagatgaccAATCCATaatagaaaatgaaaaaccTGTAACCTCATCATCCATCCTTTAA
- the IDH2 gene encoding isocitrate dehydrogenase (NAD(+)) IDH2 (similar to Saccharomyces cerevisiae YOR136W | IDH2 | Isocitrate DeHydrogenase) has translation MLRNNFTRLLSSTRSMATSYKQPNIGRYTGKADPATGKYTVSFIEGDGVGPEISNSVKQIFKAADVPIKWEFCDVSPIFVNGVTTIPKPAVESISKNLVALKGPLATPIGKGHRSLNLTLRKTFGLFANVRPAKSVEGYKTTYENVNLVLIRENTEGEYSGIEHIITPGVVQSIKLITRDASERVIRYAFEYARAIGRPKVVVVHKSTIQRLADGLFVEVAKELSKEYPDIELKAELLDKVVLDVVSNPSSFDDVVSVCPNLYGDILSDLNSGLSAGSLGLTPSANIGHKVSIFEAVHGSAPDIAGQNKANPTALLLSSCMMLHHMGLNQYADRIQSAVLKTIASGPESRTADLGGKASTSSFTQDVIKRL, from the coding sequence atgttaAGAAACAATTTTACTAGATTATTAAGTTCCACAAGAAGTATGGCCACTTCTTACAAACAACCAAATATTGGTAGATATACTGGTAAAGCTGATCCAGCTACCGGTAAATACACTGTTTCCTTTATTGAAGGTGATGGTGTCGGCCCAGAAATTTCTAATTCTGTCAAGCAAATCTTCAAAGCTGCTGATGTTCCAATCAAATGGGAGTTCTGTGACGTCAGCccaatttttgtaaatggGGTCACTACTATTCCTAAACCAGCCGTTGAATCTATTTCTAAGAATTTAGTTGCCTTGAAGGGCCCATTAGCTACTCCCATTGGCAAAGGTCACAGGTCTTTGAATCTAACTTTAAGAAAAACTTTCGGTTTGTTTGCTAACGTTCGTCCAGCAAAGAGTGTCGAAGGTTACAAAACAACCTACGAAAACGTCAATTTAGTTTTGATCAGAGAAAACACTGAGGGTGAATACTCTGGTATCGAGCACATTATTACTCCTGGTGTTGTTCAATCTATTAAATTGATTACTCGTGATGCTTCCGAAAGAGTTATCAGATATGCCTTTGAATATGCCCGTGCTATTGGTAGACCTAAGGTTGTTGTGGTACATAAATCTACCATTCAAAGGTTAGCCGATGGTTTATTTGTTGAGGTTGCCAAGGAATTATCCAAAGAGTACCCAGACATTGAATTGAAGGCTGAATTGTTAGATAAAGTGGTTTTGGACGTTGTTTCCAACCCAAGTTCATTTGATGACGTTGTTTCTGTCTGTCCAAACTTGTATGGTGATATTTTGAGTGATTTGAACAGTGGTTTGAGTGCTGGTTCTTTAGGTTTAACTCCAAGTGCCAATATTGGACACAAAGTTTCCATTTTTGAAGCTGTGCATGGTTCCGCTCCGGATATTGCAGGCCAGAATAAGGCTAATCCTACAGCTTTGTTGTTATCCTCCTGTATGATGTTGCATCATATGGGCTTGAATCAATATGCTGATAGAATTCAAAGTGCTGTCTTGAAAACTATTGCTTCTGGTCCAGAATCTAGAACTGCTGATTTAGGTGGTAAAGCTAGCACCTCTTCTTTTACTCAAGATGTCATCAAGAGATTATGA
- the UBA2 gene encoding E1 ubiquitin-activating protein UBA2 (similar to Saccharomyces cerevisiae YDR390C | UBA2 | UBiquitin Activating), with the protein MIEAVTQRRSNVPKILNAFKNNNTSQHFSKLRDTKLLLVGAGGIGCELLKDLVLLQYGEIHVVDLDTIDLSNLNRQFLFRHRDIKTPKSTTAVKAVEYFNTNTKLVAYQGNIMDPEIFTIDWFNQFDFFVNALDNLQARRYVNKMSQFLNKKLLESGTSGFDGYIQPMVPHLTECFDCTTKELPKTFPVCTIRSTPSQPIHCIVWAKDFLFQQLFTSDTTIENNNNHNFGSTDPKEIERIKNETNELKSLQLEITNTSTNNNINQIIQHLLTKLFVQDIKKLLSIGTLYNNNSRSNNKNKPSPLSQELINDTINKMKINSNNKILKLNNVWDINDNLIRFIEVAHVLIKRYRKLLSLASSSENNNKDNEVCIEFDKDDQDTLEFVATAANLRSFVFNIPILSIFDIKQIAGNIIPAIATTNAIVAGLSSLSSLKFLTSSSTLYSDKDTNDITSNLSIAFTAKAGKLGNNNKYITTTQVTKPNQNCVVCSTVMRGLLKIAEDGNGNGADSCNSIVLSDLIDNLVSKYGYTNAESISIMDINSGRLLYDADFDDLLNKTLIRDLKISNGNILLITDEDGNDAGKFRKPLELYFQICNDNINADHKPSLILPDIELPLVKPLKSISMDETTDINDNKSQIKEYDEDNGVIDIDDSDDELIMDFNGDADEEEEEEEEEGNTTKHSILYDDETDISAETGIEPPTKKTRGEIRQSKDHEDVIIDLD; encoded by the coding sequence ATGATTGAAGCAGTAACTCAAAGAAGATCAAATGTACCAAAAATACTTAACgctttcaaaaataataacacttcCCAACACTTCTCCAAACTAAGGGATACAAAACTGTTATTAGTTGGTGCTGGTGGTATTGGTTGTGAGTTATTAAAGGACTTAGTGTTACTTCAGTATGGCGAAATCCATGTAGTTGATCTAGATACCATTGATTTATCAAACTTAAACAGACAGTTTTTGTTTAGACACCGTGATATTAAAACACCAAAATCAACAACAGCCGTTAAGGCCGtagaatattttaatacaaaTACCAAATTAGTTGCTTACCAGGGCAATATTATGGATCCAGAGATATTTACCATTGATTGGTTTAATCAATTCGATTTTTTTGTGAATGCATTGGACAATCTACAAGCTAGAAGATATGTTAATAAAATGTcccaatttttaaataaaaaattattggaaaGCGGCACTAGTGGGTTTGATGGATACATTCAACCAATGGTTCCGCACTTAACAGAATGTTTTGATTGCACCACCAAAGAATTACCCAAGACTTTCCCCGTTTGTACCATTAGATCCACTCCTTCTCAGCCCATACATTGCATTGTCTGGGCTAAGGATTTTTTGTTCCAGCAGCTCTTCACTTCAGATACTactattgaaaataacaataatcacAACTTTGGTAGTACTGATCCtaaagaaattgaaagaattaaaaatgaaaccaATGAACTGAAAAGCTTGCAACTGGAAATAACaaacactagtaccaataacaatataaaCCAGATTATTCAACATTTATTAACTAAATTATTTGTacaagatattaaaaagttattatcTATTGGCactttatataataacaatagtagaagcaacaacaagaatAAACCATCCCCCCTATCACAAGAATTGATTAACGACACCATCAACAAAATGAAGatcaacagcaacaataaaattttaaaattaaataatgtttGGGACATCAACGATAATCTCATCAGATTTATTGAAGTTGCTCATGTGTTGATTAAAAGATATCGTAAATTGTTATCATTGGCTTCTTCCTCCGAGAATAACAACAAGGATAACGAAGTGTGCATCGAATTTGATAAAGATGATCAAGACACTTTAGAATTTGTAGCCACAGCAGCCAACTTAAGATCAtttgttttcaatattCCCATTTTGTccatttttgatattaaacAGATTGCAGGGAATATTATACCAGCAATTGCCACCACCAATGCTATTGTTGCTGGACTATCCTCCTTATCCTCATTAAAATTTCTAACGTCTTCATCAACTTTGTATTCTGATAAGGATACCAACGATATTACTTCCAACCTCTCTATTGCATTTACTGCTAAAGCTGGTAAATTgggaaataataataaatatataacgACAACACAAGTGACTAAACCCAACCAAAATTGCGTAGTTTGTTCAACCGTTATGCGCggattattaaaaattgcCGAAGACGGTAATGGTAATGGTGCCGATAGTTGTAATTCTATTGTTTTGAGTGATTTAATCGATAATCTTGTTTCCAAATATGGATATACCAATGCAGAAAGTATCTCGATAATGGACATTAATAGTGGCAGATTATTATACGATGCCGATTTCGATGATCTACTGAATAAAACCCTAATCAGAGACTTAAAAATATCCAACGGTAATATTTTGCTGATCACTGATGAAGATGGCAACGATGCTGGTAAATTTAGAAAGCCTTTGGAACTTTATTTCCAAATCTGCAATGACAATATTAATGCCGATCATAAACCTAGCTTGATATTGCCAGATATAGAACTTCCATTGGTTAAGCCACTAAAGTCAATAAGTATGGACGAAACAACGGATATCAACGACAACAAATCTCAAATTAAAGAATACGATGAGGATAATGGTGTTATTGATATTGATGACAGTGATGATGAATTAATTATGGATTTTAACGGTGATGCTGAtgaggaggaggaggaggaggaggaggagggaAATACAACTAAACATAGTATTTTATATGATGACGAAACTGATATTTCCGCTGAAACTGGAATTGAACCACCCACAAAGAAGACTAGAGGTGAAATTCGACAATCAAAAGACCATGAagatgttattattgatttggATTAG
- the SFL1 gene encoding Sfl1p (similar to Saccharomyces cerevisiae YOR140W | SFL1 | Suppressor gene for FLocculation) has protein sequence MNMDSNITASTTPVNNTSRQNVPANNTSQQNISFTHKLYNMLNDPSITDLIWWSHSNESFIIKPNEKFSRALAVYFKHTNVASFVRQLNMYGFHKINNNNNGTATSNGDLSNTGTSNSTNDGINLWEFKHSNNFFRRGDIESLKKITRRASKNNITRNNSASSLNMGTHTSVLGSTSTSSINTNNTTTIPFDTIQQKQQQNEFPYQQKDKENNINTSTIQANINSHTTHNNCNNNNISSHDTYNNSTNSNNNIPYSVIDARFNELTYNFQMSQRDHNTRLDHALDELRNTNVDIVRLIDLIQVFISMNNSDLNLKNSKDNSINNNNNNNNDNRDFDVSQLDFFNTELFKFKTKIMTRTQRNLEFLKSRYSSICSNTSSFQQQQQQQQQQQQQQQQQQQQQQQHHNSSNNPNINPDFNTNIKVTANPTSSTGNNNNNYNYYNNNTNNNGNISTISTPVPMAIYQNNNNVSSVSTPIPSNLQQQDMGYFQQTPSFNLIRNPFAKNGNGNNNGNNKPNTKPRHMSVLMDPLAPASPCRSPPGAVKQQQQLQYYNPLHSQQQQVQIQVQVPPPPPPASLTNTAYSNNNYSQDQHHLRQSSQPEIKRNISSTPNHNINNTTGMKFEEKSYTPPPTYKAGEPMPYKPVYPYGVIPAAAPAVTSTLVEQQRSNSNNNNTGNIVLKEKHSDNITTSVNNTYTENIHGSNNNNIAKPTPISLSSRTPLLQTMHNGSQQQQQQQQQQQQQQQQQQQIRHSPVPLTPQQNQILQVQQLQQQQQQQQQQQQQQQQQQQQQQQQQQQQQQQQQQQQQQQQQQQQQQQQQQQQQQQQQQQHHHHQQQQHYPMNSNNVTPYLANPLLNSSLLRKQENSNENIVPSPTLTSAPQDGTTNNNVTNIVSVNGEAEAFKTQDTSPNIKGTDASTTTNTKNTIDNHNKPGVSAVYALLNDNSSNTKKDIQNNRENENENENENVIKSSNDFEEKQIKNNTDTNTIISNRNCQEVNDKVLTRKLDEYADADISKDHKNINEEGHMIKKQKNIM, from the coding sequence atgaacaTGGACTCCAATATAACGGCTTCTACAACTCCCGTTAATAATACCTCCCGACAAAATGTACCGGCAAATAACACCTCCcaacaaaatatatcatttaCTCATAAACTATATAACATGTTAAATGATCCTTCAATAACTGATTTAATATGGTGGTCTCATTCAAATGAGAGTTTCATAATAAAACccaatgaaaaattttctcGAGCTTTAGctgtttattttaaacaCACTAATGTGGCTAGTTTTGTCAGGCAATTGAACATGTATGGTTTCcataaaattaacaacaacaataatggcACCGCTACTAGTAATGGTGACCTATCGAATACTGGTACAAGTAATAGTACAAATGACGGTATAAATTTATGGGAATTTAAACAtagcaataattttttccgTAGAGGTGATATAGaaagtttgaaaaaaattacaagaaGAGCttctaaaaacaatattacaAGAAATAATAGTGCTTCTAGTCTAAATATGGGCACTCATACAAGTGTGCTTGGTAGTACTAGTACTAGTAGtattaataccaataataccACCACTATTCCATTCGACACgatacaacaaaaacaacagcaaAATGAATTTCCATATCAGCAAAAAGATAAGGaaaataacattaataCGTCCACTATACAGgcaaatataaatagtCATACAACTCACAATAATtgtaacaacaataatatcagTTCACATGACACTTATAACAACAGCactaatagtaataataatattccaTACTCCGTAATAGATGCTCGATTTAATGAGCTAACTTATAATTTCCAGATGTCTCAAAGAGATCATAATACCAGATTAGATCATGCTTTAGATGAATTAAGAAATACCAATGTAGATATTGTCAGATTGATAGATTTAATCCAAGTCTTCATTTCCATGAACAACAGTGATTTAAATcttaaaaatagtaaagaTAACagtataaataataataataataataataacgataatAGAGATTTTGATGTTTCACAActagatttttttaatactgaacttttcaaatttaaaaccaaGATTATGACTAGGACTCAAAGGAAtttagaatttttaaaatccaGATATTCTTCAATATGTTCCAACACTTCATcatttcaacaacaacaacaacaacaacaacaacaacaacaacagcagcagcagcagcagcagcagcagcagcagcatcATAATAGTAGCAATAACCCTAATATCAATCCTGACTTTAATACCAATATTAAAGTCACTGCTAATCCTACTAGCAGTACtggaaataataacaataactaCAACtactacaacaacaacaccaacaacaacggAAACATCAGTACCATAAGTACTCCTGTCCCTATGGctatttatcaaaataacaataatgtgAGTAGTGTTTCAACACCTATACCAAGTAACCTCCAACAACAGGATATGGGCTACTTTCAACAAACGCCATCATTCAATTTAATACGTAATCCGTTTGCCAAAAACGGCAATGGCAACAATAACGGCAATAATAAACCTAATACTAAACCTAGACATATGAGTGTTTTAATGGATCCCCTGGCACCCGCGTCTCCATGTAGATCTCCTCCTGGTGCTGTtaaacaacagcaacaattGCAATATTACAATCCCCTACACTCTCAACAACAGCAAGTACAAATACAAGTACAGGTTCCTCCACCTCCACCACCTGCATCGCTAACTAATACTGcatatagtaataataactacAGTCAAGATCAACATCACCTTCGTCAAAGTTCACAACcggaaataaaaagaaatataagTTCAACACCCAAccataatattaataacactaCTGGTATGAAATTTGAGGAAAAATCTTACACTCCGCCGCCTACTTATAAGGCAGGTGAGCCTATGCCATATAAACCAGTTTATCCATATGGGGTTATACCTGCAGCGGCGCCAGCTGTTACTTCTACTCTTGTAGAACAGCAGCGTagcaatagtaataacaacaatactgGTAACATTGTTcttaaagaaaaacattCCGATAATATAACTACTTCCGTTAACAATACGTATACGGAAAATATTCATGGttcaaataacaacaatatagCCAAACCTACACCGATAAGCTTGAGTTCTCGGACACCACTTTTACAAACAATGCATAACGGAagtcaacaacaacagcagcagcagcaacagcagcagcagcaacagcagcagcagcagcaaaTTAGACATTCTCCAGTTCCTTTAACACCAcaacaaaatcaaatattaCAGGTCCAGCAGttgcaacaacaacaacaacaacaacaacaacaacaacaacaacaacaacaacaacaacaacaacaacaacaacaacaacaacaacaacaacaacaacaacaacaacaacaacaacaacaacaacaacaacaacaacaacaacaacaacaacaacaacaacaacaacaacaacaacaacaacatcatcatcatcaacaacaacaacattaTCCTATGAATTCAAATAACGTTACTCCATATTTAGCCAATCCATTGTTGAACAGTTCCTTACTGCGAAAACAAGAAAACTCTAATGAGAATATAGTACCTTCTCCTACATTAACGTCTGCTCCACAAGACGGAACCACGAATAACAATGTTACTAATATAGTCTCCGTAAATGGTGAGGCTGAAGCATTTAAGACTCAAGACACATCCCCCAATATTAAAGGAACAGATGCTTCTACTACTACAAACACTAAGAATACCATCGACAATCATAATAAACCCGGGGTTAGTGCTGTTTACGCTTTATTAAACGACAACAGCAGTAACACTAAAAAGGATATTCAAAACAACcgtgaaaatgaaaatgaaaatgaaaatgaaaatgttattaaatCTAGTAACgattttgaagaaaaacagataaaaaataatacagatACAAACACTATTATAAGTAATAGAAATTGTCAAGAAGTTAATGATAAGGTACTGACAAGGAAGTTGGACGAATATGCTGATGCTGATATTAGTAAAGATCATAAGAATATTAATGAGGAAGGTCATATgatcaaaaaacaaaagaatataATGTAA